From the genome of Leishmania infantum JPCM5 genome chromosome 34, one region includes:
- a CDS encoding putative geranylgeranyltransferase, translating into MAESAAPSGPIVADLHHKFVHELDDNTQWKAQHLKMNGVYWGLSSLVLLHRMDYKPDDVVGFVLSCYNSDGGFGGNADMDSHLLHTMSAVQLLCMFDAVARIDVERTVRWIASMQLPDGSFQGDEWGEVDTRFSYIALSCLRLLGRCECVDVEAAVQYVLRCQNWDGGFGVSPGAESHAGQIFCCVGALCIANALDRIDRDRVAAWLAMRQLPSGGLNGRPEKKADVCYSWWVVSSLSALGRTSWIDKEALFQYILSCQDTQDGGFSDKPGNQPDVYHTFFGLCGLSLLGYEGYKLNPINPVYALSYDILDRLNIAPEHGSQVGRRVPRS; encoded by the coding sequence ATGGCGGagtcggcggcgccatctGGCCCCATTGTGGCGGACTTGCACCACAAGTTTGTGCACGAGCTCGACGACAACACCCAATGGAAGGCGCAGCATCTCAAGATGAACGGCGTCTACTGGGGACTCAGCTcacttgtgctgctgcaccgaaTGGACTATAAGCCGGACGACGTTGTGGGTTTTGTGCTGTCGTGCTAcaacagcgacggcggctttGGCGGGAATGCCGACATGGACTCCCACTTGCTCCACACCATGTCCgcagtgcagctgctgtgcatgTTCGACGCAGTCGCGCGCATTGATGTGGAGCGGACGGTTCGCTGGATTGCGTCAATGCAGCTGCCGGACGGCTCCTTTCAAGGGGACGAGTGGGGCGAGGTAGACACTCGCTTCTCCTACATCGCGCTCAGttgcctgcgcctgctggGGCGCTGCGAGTGCGTCGATGTCGAGGCGGCTGTCCAGTAtgtgctgcggtgccagAACTGGgacggcggcttcggcgTCTCGCCAGGAGCGGAGAGCCACGCAGGCCAGATCTTCTGCTGCGTGGGTGCATTGTGCATAGCGAATGCCCTCGATCGCATCGACAGGGATCGGGTGGCGGCGTGGCTAGCGATGCGCCAGCTTCCCTCCGGCGGCCTCAACGGGCGGCCGGAGAAAAAGGCGGACGTGTGCTACAGCTGGTGGGTCGTATCGTCCCTCTCCGCTCTTGGCCGCACAAGCTGGATTGACAAGGAGGCACTGTTTCAGTACATCCTCAGCTGCCAGGACACGCAGGACGGCGGATTTTCCGACAAGCCAGGCAACCAACCAGATGTGTATCACACCTTCTTTGGCCTGTGCGGGCTTAGCCTTCTGGGGTACGAGGGGTACAAGCTGAATCCCATCAACCCCGTGTACGCGCTGTCCTACGACATTTTGGATCGCCTGAACATCGCACCAGAGCACGGCTCGCAGGTTGGACGGCGTGTTCCACGATCATGA
- a CDS encoding putative cysteine peptidase, Clan CA, family C19: MRSGYVGIYNQGSTCYLNSVIQALYHLPAFRTQIYNLPNVQKDSVALALRDVFAQLEVRNRNTTTTELTKAFGWSAQEAAVQHDVHELMQQLFDSLETTLKETPKKNMIRDMFGGLMIYRSRAIDGAEYLSDRLEDFYDVELVVQNKANIEESLREFSSGERIEGVCVEVVPGADATPHTIERSQHFLDCPKVLLVHPNRVAFDMETYELVTLRNVWSFDFNLSLASYVVDDASLKLDKESQEKWKKLSHRTHLGANYSLRSILTHAGDATIGHYYVYVNFDGEWVRFNDEVVEPATEEDVRKSAFGGQSIQSRYRLFDNERASLLIYVNDDVKEELLNETPPPSAIVEVGRHIEEERARKEETHKVSYYLCDKFVVDVLDGVHGASDKLQRHMSVRLSPGQDEMTAIITTAAKELRVAPEQIRIFCRDRHGLSPWCAVESMCNSYDSYYYPPIFIDIAPPLAEEDAASATIAAAAAEPFLAFLRNVESPHDRDVPVTIVRSIPELQARVPRDAVVYESRGGPQYLNAITATNQLVCGANLLYTHQRSSNDAVRGYLQQRQLVCTKVYLYDDYTAELTELFEINIVESTPYTTLQAGLYKMMTESKRGLPIPPSHNHLAFFKGNDRCNYAFAMPMAASLTIQWNTYNHTLRDVWGSVQHEHKIVMTILPMPLEKIDLTVLVTFNGGYNNLPHVYVPVEGGSVTFRELLELMVQQLGSRLRAGAAAGYEQQLTGQARLLRLLRVRRGELVEVVEDLDTPIDLEAREDIVLDKLCPALPGYELVNVLFCRRRSGEYYFGLPTNICINSSLEEQGDVLLRRIVKKLGYPDQEEAMKKWILCVMNVKSRKTRTASKKEVLADLVKEVGGAPFVFVVDRPQCLLLDGIEEEEHRPESIVIKSASKTDLSAA, from the coding sequence ATGCGCTCGGGGTACGTTGGGATCTACAATCAAGGTAGCACGTGCTACCTGAACTCGGTCATACAGGCGTTGTACCACCTACCCGCCTTCCGTACGCAAATTTATAACCTCCCGAATGTGCAAAAAGACTCCGTCGCACTCGCTCTGCGGGACGTGTTTGCGCAGCTGGAGGTGCGCAACCGCAACACCACCACGACGGAGCTGACCAAGGCTTTTGGCTGgtcggcgcaggaggcggcagtgcagcATGACGTTCATGAGTtgatgcagcagctctttGACAGCCTCGAAACGACGCTGAAGGAGACGCCGAAGAAGAACATGATCCGTGACATGTTTGGCGGCTTGATGATCTACCGGTCTCGTGCCATAGACGGCGCCGAATACCTCTCTGACCGCCTCGAGGACTTCTACGACGTGGAGCTGGTAGTGCAGAACAAAGCAAACATCGAGGAGTCACTGCGGGAGTTCTCATCCGGAGAGCGGATCGAAGGTGTCTgtgtggaggtggtgccTGGTGCGGACGCGACGCCGCACACGATTGAGCGCAGTCAGCACTTCCTCGACTGCCCCAAGGTGCTCTTGGTACACCCGAACCGCGTGGCGTTTGACATGGAAACATACGAGCTGGTCACGCTACGTAATGTGTGGAGTTTTGATTTCAACTTATCGCTGGCGAGCTACGTTGTCGATGACGCCTCGCTGAAGCTCGACAAGGAGAGTCAGGAAAAATGGAAGAAGCTCAGTCACCGCACCCACCTCGGCGCGAACTACAGCCTGCGCTCCATCCTCACGCACGCCGGCGATGCCACCATCGGGCACTACTATGTGTACGTCAACTTCGACGGGGAGTGGGTGCGCTTCAACGACGAGGTGGTCGAGCCGGCAACGGAGGAAGATGTGCGCAAGTCCGCGTTTGGCGGGCAGTCGATTCAGTCGCGCTACCGTCTCTTCGACAACGagcgcgcgtcgctgcttATCTACGTGAACGACGATGTCAAGGAGGAATTGTTGAACgagacgccgccaccgagcGCGATCGTGGAGGTGGGCCGCCACATTGAGGAAGAGCGCGCTaggaaggaggagacgcACAAGGTGAGCTACTACCTATGCGACAAGTTCGTGGTGGACGTGCTCGACGGCGTGCACGGCGCCTCCGACAAGCTGCAGCGTCACATGTCTGTGCGCCTCTCGCCCGGTCAAGATGAGATGACCGCCATCATCACTACTGCagcgaaggagctgcgcgtaGCGCCAGAGCAGATTCGCATCTTCTGCCGCGACCGTCACGGCCTCTCCCCATGGTGTGCTGTTGAGTCGATGTGCAACTCGTACGACTCATACTATTATCCGCCCATTTTTATCGAcatcgcgccgccgctcgcggAAGAGGATGCGGCGTCCGCCACgattgccgctgccgccgccgagccgTTCCTCGCGTTCCTCCGTAATGTCGAATCGCCGCACGACCGCGACGTCCCCGTCACGATCGTCCGCTCCATCCCGGAGCTGCAAGCGCGAGTGCCGCGCGATGCGGTCGTGTACGAaagccgcggcggcccgcAGTACCTGAACGCCATCACAGCGACGAACCAACTCGTGTGCGGCGCAAACTTACTTTATACGCACCAGCGCTCCTCCAACGACGCGGTGCGCGGGTaccttcagcagcgccagctcgtCTGCACAAAGGTCTACCTGTACGACGACTACACCGCCGAGTTGACGGAGCTCTTTGAAATAAATATTGTCGAATCCACGCCCTACACCACGCTGCAGGCCGGGCTGTACAAGATGATGACAGAGTCGAAGAGGGGCCTGCCgatccctccctcccacaaCCACCTCGCGTTCTTCAAGGGAAACGACAGATGCAACTACGCCTTCGCAATGCCcatggcggcgtcgctcacGATTCAGTGGAACACGTACAACCACACCCTCCGAGATGTGTGGGGTAGCGTGCAGCACGAGCACAAAATTGTCATGACAATTCTTCCAATGCCGCTCGAAAAGATCGACTTGACGGTGCTGGTGACGTTCAACGGAGGATACAATAACTTGCCGCACGTGTACGTCCCAGTGGAGGGTGGCAGCGTTACTTTTCGCGAACTTCTTGAGTTGATGGTGCAGCAGTTGGGCAGTCGTCTTCGggcaggcgctgccgcggggtacgagcagcagctcaccgggcaggcacggctgctgcggctgctgcgggtcCGACGAGGCGAGCTGGttgaggtggtggaggaccTGGACACTCCGATTGATCTCGAGGCACGCGAGGACATTGTCCTGGACAAGCTGTGCCCGGCACTGCCCGGGTACGAGCTCGTCAACGTGctcttctgccgccgccgctcaggAGAGTACTACTTTGGTCTACCGACAAACATCTGCATCAACTCGTCTCTCGAGGAGCAGGGCGATGTGCTTCTTCGACGCATCGTAAAGAAGCTCGGGTACCCTGATCAGGAGGAGGCAATGAAGAAGTGGATACTTTGTGTAATGAACGTCAAGTCCCGCAAGACGCGCACTGCCAGCaagaaggaggtgctggCAGATCTCGTCAAGGAGgtcggcggcgcaccgtTCGTGTTCGTTGTCGACCGTCCCCAGTGCTTGCTCCTCGACGGCAttgaagaggaggagcaccgGCCAGAGTCCATCGTTATCAAGTCTGCCTCGAAGACAGACCTCTCCGCGGCTTAG